Proteins encoded together in one Benincasa hispida cultivar B227 chromosome 1, ASM972705v1, whole genome shotgun sequence window:
- the LOC120070230 gene encoding protein HEAT INTOLERANT 4-like, producing MRKGTKRKATRKEQDKPAEPKPKEAPSRAKRTKLPKPESEPEYFEDKRNLEDLWKAAFPVGTEWDQLDSVYQFNWNFSNLEDAFEEGGKLYGEKVYLFGCTEPQLVPFKGENKVICIPVVVAVASPFPPSDKIGINSVQREAEEIVPMKQMKMDWVPYIPLEKRDSRVDKLKSQIFILSCTQRRAALKHLKIDRVKKYEYCLPYFYQPFKEDEFEQSTEVPIIFPADPKPVFCEFDWGFDELEEFTDKLIEDEELSENQKDAFKDFVREKVREAKKANREAREARNKAIEEMSKETKEAFEKMKFYKFYPVQTPDTPDISNVKAPFINRYYGKAHEVL from the exons ATGAGGAAAGGTACTAAAAGAAAAGCAACTCGAAAGGAGCAGGATAAACCTGCGGAACCTAAGCCCAAGGAAGCTCCATCTCGGGCCAAGCGGACCAAGCTTCCCAAACCCGAATCTGAACCCGAGTACTTTGAGGACAAGCGTAACTTG GAAGATCTGTGGAAAGCAGCATTTCCTGTTGGGACAGAG TGGGATCAATTGGACTCGGTTTATCAATTCAACTGGAATTTCTCAAATCTTGAA GATGCGTTTGAAGAGGGAGGAAAGTTGTATGGCGAGAAGGTTTATCTATTTGGTTGTACAGAGC CTCAATTGGTTCCTTTCAAGGGAGAAAATAAAGTTATATGCATACCTGTTGTGGTGGCT GTTGCATCTCCTTTCCCACCTTCTGATAAAATTGGCATCAATTCTGTTCAAAGAGAGGCTGAAGAGATAGTTCCCATGAAACAGATGAAAATGGACTGGGTTCCTTATATTCCTCTGGAGAAAAG AGATAGCAGAGTTGATAAATTAAAATCTCAAATATTCATCCTCAGTTGCACTCAGAGAAG AGCTGCTTTGAAGCATTTGAAAATAGATCGTGTCAAGAAATATGAGTATTGCTTACCCT ATTTTTACCAACCCTTTAAGGAAGACGAATTTGAACAAAGCACCGAGGTTCCAATTATTTTTCCAGCCGACCCAAAGCCA GTTTTCTGTGAGTTTGATTGGGGATTTGATGAACTCGAG GAGTTCACGGATAAGTTGATTGAGGATGAAGAATTATCGGAAAATCAAAAGGATGCCTTCAAG GATTTTGTAAGGGAGAAAGTTAGAGAGGCCAAGAAAGCTAATAGAGAG GCTAGGGAAGCACGGAATAAAGCCATTGAGGAAATGAGCAAAGAAACTAAAGAAGCATTTGAGAAGATGAAATTTTACAAGTTTTACCCTGTACAAACACCTGATACACCCGATATATCCAACGTTAAG GCTCCATTTATAAATAGGTACTATGGAAAAGCTCATGAAGTTCTGTGA
- the LOC120085911 gene encoding nuclear transcription factor Y subunit B-like: MSGHKRNFTTTAAAAVSPVGSPTSGNISDSSTKEQDRFLPIANVSRIMKKSLPANAKISKEAKETVQECVSEFISFITGEASDKCQREKRKTINGDDLLWAMTTLGFENYVGPLKMYLNKYRETEEEKHSLARQDDPSLSPAKSAAEQIISGKSANSVMDFQNFNSGFYSLGNQNQNQGNQKSFNIIDGVGFGESLRGFNINGVHENGEGNRARAMAAHLQQSSGW, from the coding sequence ATGAGCGGCCACAAACGAAACTTCACCACCACAGCCGCCGCCGCGGTCAGCCCCGTCGGCAGTCCCACCTCCGGCAACATCTCCGATAGCTCCACAAAAGAACAGGACAGGTTCCTCCCGATCGCAAACGTGAGCCGAATCATGAAAAAATCTCTTCCGGCGAACgccaaaatctcaaaagaagCGAAAGAGACCGTCCAGGAATGTGTGTCGGAGTTCATCAGCTTCATCACCGGCGAAGCCTCCGACAAGTGCCAAAGGGAAAAACGAAAGACGATCAACGGAGACGATTTGCTGTGGGCGATGACTACTTTGGGATTCGAAAATTACGTCGGCCCTTTGAAGATGTATCTCAACAAATACAGAGAAACAGAGGAAGAGAAACATTCTTTAGCTAGACAGGACGATCCCTCCCTGTCTCCGGCGAAATCCGCCGCCGAACAGATTATTAGTGGGAAATCGGCGAATTCGGTGATGGATTTTCAGAATTTCAATTCTGGGTTTTATTCATTGgggaatcaaaatcaaaatcagggGAATCAGAAGAGTTTCAATATAATCGATGGCGTTGGATTTGGTGAAAGTTTGAGGGGTTTCAATATTAATGGAGTCCATGAAAATGGAGAAGGGAATCGAGCTCGAGCTATGGCGGCTCATCTTCAACAGAGCTCTGGTTGGTGA